In Triticum aestivum cultivar Chinese Spring chromosome 5B, IWGSC CS RefSeq v2.1, whole genome shotgun sequence, the following proteins share a genomic window:
- the LOC123117156 gene encoding non-specific lipid transfer protein GPI-anchored 5 gives MAARTMSSSSSILLVAAVAALLVASASAQSGCTAALVGLYPCLNYISGNETAPTKSCCSQLSSVVQSQPQCLCSALGGDSSSLGGMTINKTRALELPKACNVQTPPASKCNGGGTAPGAATPTTPEVQTPAGSGSKTTPSAYLQENGGSSLQGPAGLVLALAAAAVYAVSSL, from the coding sequence ATGGCGGCGAGAACCATGTCAAGCAGCAGCAGTATCCTGCTGGTCGCGGCTGTGGCGGCGCTGCTGGTGGCGTCGGCATCGGCGCAGTCCGGGTGCACGGCAGCTCTCGTCGGCCTGTACCCGTGCTTGAACTACATCAGCGGCAACGAGACGGCGCCCACCAAGTCCTGCTGCTCGCAGCTGAGCTCCGTCGTGCAGTCCCAGCCGCAGTGCCTCTGCAGCGCGCTCGGCGGCGACTCGTCGTCCCTCGGCGGCATGACCATCAACAAGACGCGCGCGCTCGAGCTTCCCAAGGCGTGCAACGTGCAGACCCCGCCGGCGAGCAAGTGCAACGGCGGTGGCACTGCTCCTGGCGCCGCCACGCCGACCACGCCCGAGGTGCAGACACCGGCAGGGTCTGGATCCAAGACGACCCCGTCGGCGTACCTGCAGGAGAACGGCGGCTCGTCACTCCAGGGCCCGGCTGGGCTGGTGCTCGCCCTCGCGGCTGCTGCGGTCTACGCCGTGTCCTCTCTGTGA